A section of the Pimelobacter simplex genome encodes:
- a CDS encoding phage portal protein: MRLSERLVQRKSFTQPSFWSNGTSSWGAPFGDKEQIGNDFEGYIAGAFKDNGVVFSCMLARMMLFSEARFAFRRFRDGQPRSLFTTGELALLERPWPGGTTGDLLGRMLQDADMAGNAYHTTVDDEGRYGRAAVGSGRRIARLRPDWTSIVLGSRSGNLRDIDTRPIGYLYAPPEAEKVLLLPDEVSHFSPIPDPAARFRGMSWLTPVLREVKADKAATKHKLKFFEQGATISTVVSLDKDITPEAFDEFVARMKANTEGVDNAYKTLYLGGGADVTLTGSSMKELDFKATQGAGETRIASAAGVHPVVVGLSEGLAGSSLNAGNFEAAIRFTADKTIRPLWRNAAGSLERLLKSPGPDASLWYDDRDVAFLSDNTKDVAEIQSKQAATAKSLLDGGFTPESVVEFLDTGSLTVLEHSGLYSVQLQAPGTRTPASQTSPEPSPEEA; the protein is encoded by the coding sequence ATGCGGCTGTCGGAGCGGCTGGTGCAGCGCAAGTCCTTCACCCAGCCCTCCTTCTGGTCGAACGGCACGTCGTCGTGGGGCGCGCCGTTCGGCGACAAGGAGCAGATCGGCAACGACTTCGAGGGCTACATCGCCGGCGCCTTCAAGGACAACGGCGTCGTGTTCTCCTGCATGTTGGCGCGGATGATGCTGTTCTCCGAGGCCCGGTTCGCCTTCCGCCGGTTCCGCGATGGCCAGCCTCGGTCGCTGTTCACGACCGGCGAGCTCGCGCTCCTCGAGCGGCCGTGGCCGGGCGGCACTACCGGCGACCTGCTCGGCCGGATGCTCCAGGACGCCGACATGGCCGGCAACGCCTACCACACGACGGTCGACGACGAGGGCCGCTACGGCCGCGCTGCGGTGGGCTCCGGGCGGCGCATCGCGCGGCTCCGGCCGGACTGGACCTCGATCGTGCTCGGCTCCCGATCGGGCAACCTGCGCGACATCGACACCCGACCCATCGGCTACCTCTACGCCCCGCCCGAGGCCGAGAAGGTGCTGCTGCTCCCCGACGAGGTCTCGCACTTCTCCCCGATTCCGGACCCGGCCGCCCGGTTCCGGGGCATGTCCTGGCTGACGCCGGTGCTGCGGGAGGTCAAGGCCGACAAGGCCGCCACGAAGCACAAGCTCAAGTTCTTCGAGCAGGGCGCCACCATCTCGACCGTCGTGTCGCTCGACAAGGACATCACCCCCGAGGCGTTCGACGAGTTCGTCGCGCGGATGAAGGCCAACACCGAGGGCGTCGACAACGCCTACAAGACCCTGTACCTCGGCGGTGGTGCCGACGTCACCCTCACGGGTTCCTCGATGAAGGAGCTCGACTTCAAGGCCACCCAGGGCGCCGGCGAGACCCGCATCGCCTCGGCCGCCGGGGTCCACCCGGTCGTGGTCGGGCTCTCGGAGGGACTGGCCGGCTCGTCGCTGAACGCGGGCAACTTCGAGGCCGCCATCAGGTTCACCGCCGACAAGACCATCCGGCCCCTGTGGCGCAACGCCGCGGGCTCGCTCGAGCGGCTCCTCAAGTCGCCCGGCCCGGACGCCTCGCTCTGGTACGACGACCGCGACGTCGCGTTCCTCAGCGACAACACCAAGGACGTCGCCGAGATCCAGTCCAAGCAGGCCGCGACCGCCAAGTCGCTGCTCGACGGCGGCTTCACCCCGGAGTCAGTTGTCGAGTTCCTCGACACAGGCAGCCTCACCGTCCTCGAACACTCCGGCCTCTACTCCGTCCAGCTCCAAGCGCCCGGCACCCGCACGCCGGCGTCCCAGACCTCGCCCGAGCCGTCGCCTGAGGAGGCGTGA
- a CDS encoding phage tail protein — MASTDVIFDVIGRDHASSTFDKVGDSANRSGGKMAKFGKVAKLAALGVAGGVAAAGVALFKLGQGAAEDAAGQARLAKALKNSAGATKAQTASVEDWISKQGVALGVADDELRPALEKLAVATGDVGKAQKLASLGMDVAAGTGMSLQAVSKALAKAQNGQVAGLSKLGISTKDAEGKTISFAEAQKRLAKAHGGQAATSANTLQGKIGRLKLILSETGETIGSKLLPVATQLADWFLKDGLPKVEAFGNYLGQVLPPIFDRVKTVVSAVLGSMKGDVGGNLSGIKQIFSDTVSIIRSLWNAFGPTLLASLKTTFENIKTMLSGAFTIIRGIFKTVSSLLKGDWKGVWEGIKLILRGAVTLLVGIVRELWNKIRLAFSSAGIAIKAIFSGMWNGIRSAASAGLNWLVERVRSIPGSIKALGSKFLDAGKTLIGKLWDGIKNAAGNAGGFVADLVGKIKSGINNTLNLPLKVSLPKVLGGKSITVIPAFARGTNFAPGGMALVGEEGPEVVDLPRGSKVTPHRASMARLGGGGGTVEVHLHMGNGFVGDERQLAAALEQMFLRYVRSTGRPLQFAATAAS, encoded by the coding sequence ATGGCCAGCACCGACGTCATCTTTGACGTAATCGGTCGCGATCACGCCTCGTCGACGTTCGACAAGGTTGGCGACTCGGCGAACCGCTCCGGCGGCAAGATGGCCAAGTTCGGCAAGGTCGCCAAGCTCGCCGCCCTCGGCGTCGCTGGCGGTGTCGCTGCGGCCGGCGTGGCGCTGTTCAAGCTCGGCCAGGGCGCCGCCGAGGACGCCGCCGGCCAGGCCCGCCTCGCCAAGGCCCTGAAGAACAGCGCCGGTGCCACCAAGGCACAGACCGCGTCGGTCGAGGACTGGATCTCCAAGCAGGGTGTCGCTCTCGGTGTCGCTGACGACGAGTTGCGCCCCGCGCTGGAGAAGCTCGCCGTCGCGACCGGCGACGTCGGCAAGGCCCAGAAGCTCGCCTCCCTCGGCATGGACGTCGCCGCCGGCACCGGCATGTCACTCCAGGCCGTCTCCAAGGCCCTGGCCAAGGCACAGAACGGCCAGGTCGCCGGCCTGTCCAAGCTCGGCATCTCCACCAAGGACGCCGAGGGCAAGACGATCTCGTTCGCCGAGGCCCAGAAGCGCCTCGCCAAGGCCCACGGTGGCCAAGCCGCCACGAGCGCGAACACCCTCCAGGGCAAGATCGGCCGGCTCAAGCTGATCCTGTCCGAGACCGGCGAGACCATCGGCTCCAAGCTGCTGCCCGTCGCGACCCAGCTTGCCGACTGGTTCCTCAAGGACGGCCTGCCCAAGGTCGAGGCGTTCGGGAACTACCTCGGCCAGGTGCTCCCGCCGATCTTCGACAGGGTCAAGACCGTCGTGTCCGCGGTGCTCGGATCGATGAAGGGCGACGTCGGCGGCAACCTGTCCGGGATCAAGCAGATCTTCTCCGACACGGTCTCGATCATCCGGTCGCTGTGGAACGCGTTCGGCCCGACGCTGCTGGCCAGTCTCAAGACCACCTTCGAGAACATCAAGACGATGCTCTCCGGGGCGTTCACCATCATCCGCGGCATCTTCAAGACGGTCTCGTCGCTGCTCAAGGGCGACTGGAAGGGCGTGTGGGAGGGCATCAAGCTCATCCTGCGCGGCGCCGTCACTCTGCTGGTGGGGATCGTGCGCGAGCTGTGGAACAAGATCCGGCTCGCGTTCTCCTCTGCGGGCATCGCGATCAAGGCGATCTTCTCCGGCATGTGGAACGGCATCCGCTCGGCCGCGTCGGCCGGCCTGAACTGGCTCGTCGAGCGGGTCCGCAGCATCCCCGGAAGCATCAAGGCCCTCGGCAGCAAGTTCCTCGACGCCGGCAAGACCCTCATCGGCAAGCTCTGGGACGGCATCAAGAACGCCGCCGGCAACGCCGGCGGGTTCGTGGCCGACCTCGTCGGCAAGATCAAGAGCGGCATCAACAACACCCTCAACCTGCCGCTCAAGGTGTCCCTCCCGAAGGTGCTCGGCGGCAAGTCGATCACCGTGATTCCAGCCTTCGCCCGCGGAACCAACTTCGCCCCCGGCGGCATGGCTCTGGTCGGCGAGGAAGGCCCCGAGGTCGTCGACCTGCCCCGCGGATCCAAGGTCACCCCGCACCGCGCGTCCATGGCTCGCCTCGGCGGTGGCGGCGGGACCGTCGAGGTGCACCTGCACATGGGCAATGGGTTCGTGGGGGACGAGCGTCAGCTCGCCGCGGCGCTCGAGCAGATGTTCCTGCGCTACGTGCGCTCGACCGGCCGGCCCCTCCAGTTCGCTGCGACGGCGGCCTCGTGA
- a CDS encoding tyrosine-type recombinase/integrase codes for MASLRERTSAGVTSYQVLFRRGSKQSAKSFKTEKAAKRFIARIDLDGIDAALTWLAEQDKPKRAGITLDELAEKWLEARAADVTAGDLTPRVLTGYRRDYENWISKVVGKPGLGHLPAESITEIQVQDWVDRIKVLPKSSPKSIGDRHAILHGIFKWASDPRRGLIKAGHNPCVGTKLPRKVKTLPKGLRMTELAALTDAARRTNPPAADLIDFIIGTGWRIGESIALTAGQVEDDGGAVYVTMSRVWRREVGYVESAKSTAGMRRLRVLGDAAGVLRRRVVALSPADLVFTTARGIPWDESGFRRDHFAKIAKEAGLVGERRPTPHWLRHSHVLVCHAAGMSLAEIQRRIGHEDIKMTINTYGRLIDDMNDDVAARLAALLTTRPASADVIEGDVIRGEIA; via the coding sequence ATGGCGAGTCTCCGCGAACGCACGTCAGCAGGCGTCACCTCCTACCAGGTGCTGTTCAGACGCGGCTCCAAGCAGAGCGCCAAGAGCTTCAAGACCGAGAAGGCCGCCAAGCGGTTCATCGCCCGTATCGACCTCGACGGCATCGACGCAGCCCTCACTTGGCTCGCCGAACAGGACAAGCCCAAGCGCGCTGGCATCACGCTCGACGAACTCGCCGAAAAGTGGCTGGAAGCCCGCGCCGCCGACGTCACGGCAGGCGATCTGACCCCACGAGTTCTCACCGGGTATCGACGCGACTACGAAAACTGGATCAGCAAGGTCGTCGGCAAGCCCGGGCTCGGCCACCTTCCCGCTGAGTCGATCACTGAGATCCAGGTCCAGGACTGGGTCGACAGGATCAAGGTGCTGCCCAAGTCCTCCCCCAAGTCGATCGGTGATCGCCACGCGATCCTGCATGGCATCTTCAAGTGGGCGTCAGACCCCCGCCGCGGACTCATCAAGGCTGGGCACAATCCGTGCGTCGGAACCAAGCTGCCCAGGAAGGTCAAGACCCTCCCAAAGGGCCTGCGCATGACCGAGCTGGCAGCCCTGACCGATGCTGCGCGGCGAACGAACCCGCCAGCAGCAGACCTCATCGACTTCATCATCGGCACCGGATGGCGCATCGGCGAATCGATCGCCCTCACCGCCGGGCAGGTCGAGGACGACGGCGGTGCCGTGTACGTGACCATGAGCCGGGTCTGGCGGCGCGAGGTCGGCTACGTGGAGTCCGCCAAGTCGACCGCAGGAATGCGACGCCTGCGTGTCCTCGGAGACGCGGCCGGCGTCCTGCGACGGCGAGTTGTCGCGCTCTCCCCCGCCGACCTCGTCTTCACCACCGCCCGGGGCATCCCGTGGGACGAGTCCGGTTTCCGGCGCGACCACTTCGCGAAGATCGCTAAGGAAGCTGGCCTGGTTGGCGAGCGGCGCCCCACCCCGCACTGGCTCCGCCACAGCCACGTTCTCGTGTGCCACGCCGCCGGGATGAGCCTCGCCGAGATCCAGCGCCGCATCGGGCACGAAGACATCAAGATGACGATCAACACCTACGGGCGCCTGATCGACGACATGAACGACGACGTGGCCGCCCGGCTTGCCGCACTCCTCACGACCCGCCCTGCGTCAGCAGATGTCATCGAGGGCGACGTGATCCGAGGCGAGATCGCCTAG
- a CDS encoding phage tail tube protein: MVTGTGLDAQLGYKPETAVGTEVTVDKFLEFNSEGFEFDPSWIEPEGLRVGTKFKRGSRLVQSRKQVSGSVELNYATRLMGGLWKLAVGSTVTTPTLIAGSAYKQVHQTGDLLGKSATFQVGRPEPATQVVRAHTIRGCKCTSWEFSVGDNEVAKLKLELDGWDESTSTALAVASYPYAEELNFSQCTAFTLGATIAGTTEFTATGGTPVSAIVNKLTIKGDNALATERYGLGNAGLKKEQLENGIPTITGSFDAEYSKSEFYDPFKAGTATSLLIRFEGTVLSGTDKNTLEFIAPEIRIKKSTPTVEGPDIVKATVEFEVYANGTLNPFQVKVISGDSTAI; this comes from the coding sequence ATGGTCACCGGAACCGGACTCGACGCCCAGCTCGGCTACAAGCCCGAGACCGCCGTCGGCACCGAGGTCACCGTCGACAAGTTCTTGGAGTTCAACTCCGAGGGCTTCGAGTTCGACCCCTCCTGGATCGAGCCCGAGGGCCTGCGCGTCGGCACGAAGTTCAAGCGCGGCTCCCGGCTGGTGCAGTCGCGCAAGCAGGTCTCCGGGTCGGTCGAGCTCAACTACGCCACCCGCCTCATGGGCGGGCTGTGGAAGCTCGCGGTCGGCTCCACGGTCACCACCCCGACCCTGATCGCCGGGTCGGCGTACAAGCAGGTCCACCAGACCGGCGACCTGCTCGGCAAGTCCGCCACGTTCCAGGTCGGCCGGCCCGAGCCCGCGACCCAGGTCGTCCGCGCGCACACCATCCGCGGCTGCAAGTGCACCTCGTGGGAGTTCTCGGTCGGCGACAACGAGGTCGCCAAGCTCAAGCTCGAGCTCGACGGCTGGGACGAGTCCACGAGTACGGCGCTCGCGGTCGCGTCGTACCCGTATGCCGAGGAGCTCAACTTCTCCCAGTGCACCGCGTTCACCCTCGGCGCCACCATCGCCGGCACGACCGAGTTCACCGCCACCGGCGGCACCCCGGTCTCGGCGATCGTGAACAAGCTGACGATCAAGGGCGACAACGCGCTGGCCACGGAGCGGTACGGCCTGGGCAACGCCGGGCTCAAGAAGGAGCAGCTCGAGAACGGCATCCCGACCATCACCGGGTCCTTCGATGCCGAGTACTCCAAGTCCGAGTTCTACGACCCGTTCAAGGCCGGCACCGCGACGTCGCTGCTGATCCGGTTCGAGGGCACGGTGCTCTCGGGCACCGACAAGAACACGCTCGAGTTCATCGCCCCCGAGATCCGGATCAAGAAGTCCACCCCGACCGTCGAGGGCCCCGACATCGTCAAGGCCACCGTCGAGTTCGAGGTGTACGCCAACGGCACACTCAACCCGTTCCAGGTCAAGGTCATCTCCGGCGACAGCACGGCGATCTGA
- a CDS encoding phage major capsid protein, with product MTATIPEFPALKEARGKLVAKQDELGSIFAEAGPDLDLSKVKSIPGAADTKAVAEHIRSLNDECTDLAKDVDDLAAVHKAAESSAGRGTRGGGVEPGAGQTGIPGAETTKSLGEMFTESDAFKTKGRSADLDMELKTLLSRSAGWAPETTRGPRVVDFATPAPQILDLIPTTPTSQAAVKYMEETTYTNAAAERAEGGPYAEAALALTERTSVVQSIGVWLPVTDEQLEDEPRVRAYIDNRLPFMVRQRLGSQVLVGNGTDPNLRGILNVAGIQTQAKGTDPVPDAVYKAMTKVRVTGQALPNAFVAHPNDWQDVRLLRTADGIYIWGSPSEVGPERIWGLQVVQEAALTENTGLVGDFANYSELAVRRGVEVQVTNAHADFFVNGKQAIRASLRAALVIYRPAAFATVTGI from the coding sequence ATGACCGCAACGATCCCGGAGTTCCCCGCGCTCAAGGAGGCGCGGGGCAAGCTCGTCGCCAAGCAGGACGAGCTCGGCTCGATCTTCGCCGAGGCCGGCCCCGACCTCGACCTGTCCAAGGTCAAGAGCATCCCGGGCGCGGCCGACACCAAGGCCGTCGCCGAGCACATCCGCTCGCTCAACGACGAGTGCACCGACCTCGCCAAGGACGTCGACGACCTCGCCGCCGTCCACAAGGCCGCCGAGTCTTCGGCGGGCCGCGGCACCCGGGGCGGCGGCGTCGAGCCGGGCGCCGGCCAGACCGGCATCCCCGGCGCCGAGACGACCAAGTCCCTCGGCGAGATGTTCACCGAGTCGGACGCCTTCAAGACCAAGGGCCGTTCCGCGGACCTGGACATGGAGCTCAAGACGCTCCTGTCGCGCTCGGCCGGCTGGGCCCCGGAGACCACGCGTGGCCCGCGGGTCGTGGACTTCGCGACCCCGGCCCCGCAGATCCTCGACCTCATCCCGACCACGCCGACCAGCCAGGCCGCGGTGAAGTACATGGAGGAGACGACCTACACCAACGCCGCCGCCGAGCGGGCGGAGGGCGGCCCCTACGCCGAGGCCGCGCTGGCCCTGACCGAGCGCACGTCGGTCGTCCAGTCCATCGGCGTGTGGCTCCCGGTCACCGACGAGCAGCTCGAGGACGAGCCCCGCGTCCGTGCCTACATCGACAACCGCCTGCCGTTCATGGTGCGCCAGCGCCTCGGCTCGCAGGTGCTCGTCGGCAACGGCACCGACCCGAACCTGCGCGGCATCCTCAACGTCGCCGGCATCCAGACCCAGGCCAAGGGCACCGACCCGGTCCCGGACGCCGTCTACAAGGCGATGACCAAGGTCCGCGTCACCGGCCAGGCGCTGCCGAACGCCTTCGTCGCGCACCCCAACGACTGGCAGGACGTCCGCCTGCTCCGCACCGCCGACGGCATCTACATCTGGGGCTCGCCCAGCGAGGTCGGGCCGGAGCGGATCTGGGGCCTCCAGGTCGTCCAGGAGGCCGCCCTGACCGAGAACACCGGGCTGGTCGGCGACTTCGCCAACTACTCCGAGCTCGCCGTCCGTCGTGGTGTCGAGGTCCAGGTGACCAACGCCCACGCCGACTTCTTCGTCAACGGCAAGCAGGCCATCCGCGCGAGCCTGCGCGCTGCGCTGGTGATCTACCGGCCGGCCGCCTTCGCGACCGTCACCGGCATCTGA
- a CDS encoding HK97 family phage prohead protease: protein MHKTISNVEIKDADKGQISAVFSTFNVVDKDGDLTLPGAIKDGTEVVISAYGHQSHYGALPLGKGVIRTTKTEAILDGEFFMNTTHGADAFKVVKALSEGDTNLQEWSYSLHNVTRKSVEEDGRRYWVIEDIGLIKEVSPVLIGAGVDTRTLVAKGLKFTEEGDAVLAAAKSYLDRAGEVMALRGAKGRPSLGEESTALVKELADVLTKLHDLLTDPAPAGEDIPEELTAAVKAAHTAHLRQSLFSSLPAKEA, encoded by the coding sequence ATGCACAAGACCATCAGCAACGTCGAGATCAAGGACGCCGACAAGGGCCAGATCTCGGCGGTCTTCTCGACCTTCAACGTCGTCGACAAGGACGGCGACCTCACGCTGCCCGGCGCGATCAAGGACGGCACCGAGGTCGTGATCTCGGCCTACGGCCACCAGTCGCACTACGGGGCCCTGCCTCTCGGCAAGGGCGTCATCCGGACCACGAAGACCGAGGCCATCCTCGACGGCGAGTTCTTCATGAACACCACCCACGGCGCCGACGCCTTCAAGGTCGTCAAGGCCCTCAGCGAGGGCGACACCAACCTCCAGGAGTGGTCCTACTCCCTGCACAACGTGACCCGCAAGAGCGTCGAGGAGGACGGGCGCCGCTATTGGGTCATCGAGGACATCGGCCTCATCAAGGAGGTCAGCCCCGTGCTGATCGGCGCCGGGGTCGACACCCGGACGCTGGTCGCCAAGGGCCTCAAGTTCACCGAGGAGGGCGACGCGGTCCTGGCCGCGGCCAAGTCCTACCTCGATCGCGCGGGCGAGGTCATGGCCCTCCGCGGCGCGAAGGGTCGCCCGTCGCTGGGCGAGGAGTCCACGGCTCTCGTCAAGGAGCTCGCTGACGTCCTCACCAAGCTGCACGACCTGCTCACCGACCCGGCACCCGCCGGCGAGGACATCCCCGAGGAGCTGACCGCCGCGGTCAAGGCTGCGCACACCGCGCACCTCCGGCAGTCGCTGTTCTCCTCCCTTCCCGCCAAGGAGGCGTGA
- a CDS encoding HNH endonuclease signature motif containing protein, whose protein sequence is MASTDVIERFWAKVDKTSPSGCWEWTAARQPNGYGRFGWAKGDIRMAHRVAYELTKGPIPAGLVIDHLCRNHGCVRPDHLEPVTQRENILRGIRRQPDTHCKRGHEFTPENTYMRPNGRQACRPCHRAYDRDRKRALRAQRKAAA, encoded by the coding sequence ATGGCGAGCACCGACGTGATCGAACGGTTCTGGGCCAAGGTCGACAAGACCTCGCCGAGCGGCTGCTGGGAGTGGACCGCAGCGCGCCAGCCCAACGGCTACGGCCGCTTCGGCTGGGCCAAGGGCGACATCCGCATGGCTCACCGTGTCGCCTACGAGCTCACGAAGGGCCCGATCCCGGCCGGCCTAGTGATCGACCACCTGTGCCGCAACCACGGCTGCGTCCGGCCCGACCACCTCGAGCCGGTGACCCAGCGAGAGAACATCCTGCGCGGCATCCGCCGACAGCCGGACACCCACTGCAAGCGCGGCCACGAGTTCACGCCCGAGAACACCTACATGCGGCCGAACGGGCGACAGGCCTGCCGGCCCTGCCATCGGGCCTACGACCGCGACCGGAAGCGCGCCCTGCGAGCCCAGCGGAAGGCGGCTGCCTGA
- a CDS encoding DUF3263 domain-containing protein has product MPELTPDETAILVFERQWWKHAGAKESMVHEVFGVSMTRYYQRLHALLDRPEALAFDPLVVKRLQRLRSDRQRQRSARRLGFVD; this is encoded by the coding sequence ATGCCCGAGCTCACCCCCGACGAGACCGCGATTCTGGTGTTTGAGCGCCAGTGGTGGAAGCACGCCGGCGCGAAGGAGTCGATGGTGCATGAGGTGTTCGGGGTGTCGATGACGCGCTACTACCAGCGGCTCCATGCCCTGCTCGACCGTCCGGAGGCGCTCGCGTTCGACCCGTTGGTGGTGAAGCGGCTGCAACGTCTGCGGTCGGACCGTCAGCGGCAGAGGTCGGCGAGACGACTGGGGTTCGTTGACTGA
- a CDS encoding M15 family metallopeptidase — MTTSQNGYPALAGRVTGPLPRLRVWRIPGANRTLTLRDGSTGFLLVHLAMWFDKKVEDIDAGIWDEWGYAYRPVRGWVALSNHASGTAMDLNATQHVLGAEDTFTPAQERLIRDRVKSFYGGCIRWGGDYHRRKDEMHFEIDRGIGACERKARALLDTPRGRRILAANPGARKVILS, encoded by the coding sequence ATGACCACCTCCCAGAACGGCTACCCCGCCCTCGCCGGCCGCGTCACTGGCCCGCTGCCGCGGCTGCGCGTGTGGCGTATCCCCGGCGCCAACCGGACCCTGACCCTGCGCGACGGCTCGACCGGCTTCCTGCTGGTCCACCTCGCCATGTGGTTCGACAAGAAGGTCGAGGACATCGACGCCGGGATCTGGGACGAGTGGGGCTACGCCTACCGGCCGGTCCGCGGCTGGGTCGCGCTGTCCAACCACGCCTCCGGCACCGCGATGGACCTCAACGCCACCCAGCACGTGCTCGGCGCCGAGGACACCTTCACCCCCGCCCAGGAGCGCCTCATCCGCGACCGGGTCAAGAGCTTCTACGGCGGCTGCATCCGCTGGGGTGGCGACTACCACCGCCGCAAGGACGAGATGCACTTCGAGATCGACCGCGGCATCGGCGCCTGCGAGCGCAAGGCCCGCGCGCTGCTCGACACCCCCCGCGGCCGGCGCATCCTCGCCGCCAACCCCGGCGCCCGGAAGGTCATCCTGTCGTGA
- a CDS encoding helix-turn-helix domain-containing protein codes for MTPPPSHPNAPLTPEGRERLCRRIDAGRPLSHVAAEGGISRASLTKWYKRWLAYGRDGLEDRTSRPDFSPTATDEDIVDMVLQLRAFEKWGADRISAYLSTVGDGSIAPSRATVHRILVRHGMSRLRDLDMPTGESKRDANRYEHARPGDMIHVDIKKVGRIPTGGGWRIHGRNTEGGRASQRKANKRVGYAYIHAAVDDHSRLAYAEVLDDEKKETCAAFWFRAVAFFREQPGGSHTGVFSCREVSAVGTKRTTLRVADPGEKPAAAKKLSLVEAIESGSYEDILRAQRRDAVKSLATLGGPALAAMHRQIASLSKEIEGLEQAKTEGTDIGAAIATPDEEFDAEAL; via the coding sequence GTGACGCCGCCACCGAGCCACCCCAACGCACCACTCACCCCTGAGGGCCGTGAGCGCCTCTGCCGACGCATCGACGCGGGACGCCCGCTGTCCCACGTCGCAGCCGAGGGCGGCATCAGCCGTGCGTCGCTGACGAAGTGGTACAAGCGGTGGCTCGCCTACGGCAGGGACGGACTGGAGGACCGCACCTCGCGGCCCGACTTCTCGCCCACCGCCACCGACGAGGACATCGTCGACATGGTGCTCCAGCTCCGTGCTTTCGAGAAGTGGGGAGCAGACCGCATCAGCGCCTACCTCAGCACGGTCGGCGACGGGTCCATCGCACCCTCGCGAGCCACCGTGCACCGCATCCTCGTCCGCCACGGCATGTCCCGCCTGCGCGACCTCGACATGCCCACCGGCGAGTCCAAGCGCGACGCCAACCGCTACGAGCACGCACGTCCCGGCGACATGATTCACGTCGACATCAAGAAGGTCGGACGCATCCCGACCGGCGGCGGCTGGCGCATCCACGGCCGCAACACCGAGGGCGGCCGGGCCTCCCAGCGCAAGGCCAACAAGCGCGTCGGGTACGCCTACATCCACGCCGCCGTCGACGACCACAGCCGACTGGCCTACGCCGAAGTGCTCGACGACGAGAAGAAGGAGACGTGCGCCGCGTTCTGGTTCCGCGCCGTGGCGTTCTTCCGTGAGCAGCCGGGCGGTTCTCACACGGGAGTTTTTTCTTGCCGGGAGGTGAGCGCCGTGGGGACGAAGCGGACCACGCTGCGGGTCGCTGACCCGGGGGAGAAGCCGGCGGCGGCGAAGAAGCTGTCGCTGGTCGAGGCGATCGAGTCGGGCAGCTACGAGGACATCTTGCGGGCGCAGCGTCGTGACGCGGTGAAGTCGCTGGCGACGTTGGGTGGGCCTGCGCTGGCTGCGATGCACCGGCAGATCGCGAGCCTGTCGAAGGAGATCGAGGGGCTCGAGCAGGCGAAGACCGAGGGGACCGACATTGGCGCCGCCATCGCCACCCCCGACGAAGAGTTCGACGCGGAAGCGCTCTAG
- a CDS encoding WhiB family transcriptional regulator: MHESFFRDEDWLTSWEQHAACATQVDPSEFLEDVAGALLVCLRCPVLRECHDHATANEERFGVWGGLDRRRIN; encoded by the coding sequence ATGCACGAGAGCTTCTTCCGAGATGAGGACTGGCTGACCAGTTGGGAGCAGCACGCCGCCTGCGCGACCCAGGTGGACCCGAGTGAGTTCCTCGAGGATGTGGCCGGCGCCTTGCTTGTGTGCCTGCGCTGCCCGGTGCTCCGTGAGTGCCATGACCATGCGACGGCCAACGAGGAGCGCTTCGGCGTCTGGGGCGGTCTCGATCGACGGAGGATCAACTGA
- a CDS encoding DUF6527 family protein, which produces MSTPRCSEAEGGRVLFWCPGCEEGHAITVGTWTWNGTINMPTFSPSVLVRGNQWPRDEFPSYYRPQHASVAPGADTVCHSFVTDRRIQFLADCTHTLAGQTVDLPAWPPASQERP; this is translated from the coding sequence GTGAGTACCCCGCGCTGCTCCGAAGCCGAGGGCGGCCGCGTCCTGTTCTGGTGCCCCGGCTGCGAAGAGGGTCACGCGATCACCGTCGGGACCTGGACCTGGAACGGGACCATCAACATGCCGACGTTCTCGCCGTCCGTGCTGGTGCGCGGCAACCAGTGGCCGCGCGACGAGTTCCCCTCGTACTACCGACCCCAGCACGCCAGCGTCGCGCCCGGCGCGGACACCGTGTGCCACTCGTTCGTGACCGACCGCCGGATCCAGTTCCTGGCCGACTGCACGCACACTCTCGCCGGACAGACCGTCGACCTACCGGCGTGGCCGCCTGCCTCCCAGGAGCGGCCGTGA